One genomic window of Manihot esculenta cultivar AM560-2 chromosome 16, M.esculenta_v8, whole genome shotgun sequence includes the following:
- the LOC110603884 gene encoding far upstream element-binding protein 1 yields MADESQYSSGSDPSTVASNKRKYDDQTPPASTRRPTGFSSPDTTHPPPSYNSVPPPTDEIQMAKQKAQEIAARLLSGAGADIKRPRVENGASGFDSSDKGFSTAPNDMKSLSNSAPSTIPVSYSSYLGGSSKKIDIPNGRVGVIIGKGGETIKYLQLQSGAKIQVTRDMDSDPNSPTRMVELMGTPEQIAKAEQLINEVLEQADAGGSGTVSRRFTGQGGSEHFVMKIANNKVGLVIGKGGETIKNMQTRTGARIQVIPLHLPPGDTSTERNVHIEGTSEQIELAKQLVLEVTSENRARNPSMGGGYPQQGYQTRPQSSWGQPGATPMQQPGYGYMQPGAYPGPPPQYNTSQPPYAGYPPQPSSGGYPTNWDQSNVSANQQTGQGYDYYNQPASSQAAPTPGGSAAPADNTGYNYSQPPTSGYNQQGQSYDGYGGYAQSGYGQPPPYDQQQGYTSAPSYGNVANANQEGHTSSYGAQGDSAQAPSHPPATGQQGYPTGQQPSPNPSSYPPQGSTQPGYAQTGYGSQPPAQPGYGTNYGPSQAQKPPANTTAYGQTQQSPSTPGGYSQPTTVQPGYSHPQPPPSGYTQPDSGPIRQPPSGFGASSAQPAYGPPYGSTTAGQSGYGQGMPPYSTAYVGSYSQPAAYSADGNASNKASYDASAASQPANQSGVSKTSPQS; encoded by the exons ATGGCTGATGAATCGCAATACTCTTCCGGTTCAGACCCCTCTACCGTCGCCTCCAATAAGCGCAAATACGATGACCAAACCCCGCCTGCGTCAACTCGACGGCCTACTGGCTTCTCATCCCCAGACACCACTCACCCCCCGCCGTCTTACAACAGCGTGCCCCCGCCTACCGATGAGATCCAGATGGCCAAACAGAAAGCTCAGGAAATAGCCGCTCGCCTGCTTAGTGGTGCCGGTGCTGATATTAAGCGTCCTAGGGTGGAGAATGGTGCTTCTGGATTCGATTCCAGTGATAAGGGTTTTAGCACTGCTCCTAATG ATATGAAATCTCTGTCAAACTCGGCCCCTTCTACAATTCCTGTTTCATATAGCTCGTACCTGGGAGGTTCAAGCAAAAAGATTGATATTCCAAATGGTAGGGTTGGTGTTATCATTGGGAAAGGTGGAGAGACAATTAAATATCTTCAGCTCCAATCTGGAGCAAAGATTCAGGTTACTCGAGATATGGATTCTGACCCGAATTCTCCTACTAGGATGGTAGAGCTCATGGGTACTCCTGAGCAAATTGCAAAGGCAGAACAGTTAATAAATGAAGTTCTTGAACAG GCTGATGCGGGAGGTTCTGGCACTGTTTCCAGAAGGTTTACAGGACAAGGTGGTTCTGAACATTTTGTGATGAAAATTGCTAATAATAAG GTTGGTCTGGTAATTGGTAAAGGTGGTGAAACAATCAAGAACATGCAAACTAGGACTGGAGCTCGTATTCAG GTGATACCTTTGCATTTACCCCCGGGTGATACATCAACAGAAAGGAATGTGCATATAGAGGGGACTAGTGAACAGATTGAACTTGCTAAACAGTTGGTTCTTGAAGTTACCAGTGAG AATCGTGCAAGAAATCCGTCAATGGGTGGAGGGTATCCACAGCAAGGATATCAAACAAGACCACAAAGCAGCTGGGGGCAACCTGGAGCTACTCCAATGCAGCAGCCTGGTTATGGCTACATGCAGCCTGGAGCTTACCCTGGTCCACCGCCTCAGTATAATACATCTCAGCCACCTTATGCAGGATATCCTCCCCAACCATCATCTGGTGGATATCCAACCAACTGGGATCAGTCGAATGTCTCTGCCAATCAGCAGACTGGTCAGGGTTATGATTACTATAATCAGCCAGCTTCTTCTCAAGCAGCACCAACTCCTGGTGGTTCTGCAGCACCAGCAGATAATACTGGTTATAATTACAGTCAGCCACCAACTTCTGGTTATAATCAGCAGGGACAAAGTTATGATGGCTATGGTGGGTATGCTCAATCAGGTTATGGTCAACCCCCACCATATGATCAACAGCAAGGTTATACCTCTGCACCCAGTTATGGTAATGTAGCCAATGCTAATCAGGAAGGACACACTTCCTCCTATGGGGCCCAAGGAGACTCAGCCCAGGCACCAAGTCATCCCCCTGCAACAGGTCAGCAAGGTTATCCTACTGGACAACAGCCTAGCCCAAATCCATCAAGCTATCCACCTCAAGGATCCACCCAGCCAGGATATGCCCAAACTGGTTACGGGAGTCAACCACCAGCTCAACCTGGATATGGGACCAATTATGGACCTTCTCAAGCACAGAAACCTCCAGCCAATACCACTGCTTATGGACAGACACAACAATCACCCAGCACTCCTGGAGGTTATAGCCAGCCTACCACTGTGCAGCCTGGATACTCACATCCTCAGCCACCACCATCTGGTTATACCCAACCAGATTCAGGTCCAATTCGTCAGCCACCATCTGGTTTTGGCGCATCAAGTGCTCAACCTGCGTATGGTCCTCCTTATGGTTCCACAACGGCTGGTCAATCAGGTTATGGACAGGGGATGCCACCTTACAGCACTGCTTATGTTGGCAGTTATTCACAGCCTGCAGCGTATTCTGCTGATGGCAATGCTAGCAATAAAGCTAGCTATGATGCATCGGCAGCATCACAGCCGGCTAATCAAAGTGGAGTTTCGAAAACATCGCCACAAAGTTAA